GATGCTGGAAGCTTCTGAGAACATCGAGAAAGTCGTGAAAGATCTTGAGAAGATACCTATAGAGGTTCCTAAAGGGTTTTCAGCGGCGTTGGTGAGGGAAGACCGTGATAGTAGT
This genomic stretch from Nitrososphaerota archaeon harbors:
- a CDS encoding CopG family transcriptional regulator, translated to MSVVSFKVSKEIKKKMEKFKYKVKWAEELRKFVEERTRMLEASENIEKVVKDLEKIPIEVPKGFSAALVREDRDSS